In Schizosaccharomyces osmophilus chromosome 1, complete sequence, the genomic window CAATCTTGGGTTTGATCAActatttaaagaaatttggGTTCAGTATCTTGAGAAGACAGAGTAGAGTGCAAATGCATGGCGAAATCCAACGATGCAATATGTCTTGGagaataaatgaaaagattaAAAACAACTctacataaaaaaaaataaaatagaaagatCAAGAATGAACGCAAATACTATTCCGTAGCATAAAATCCTAAAGATTTCACAACTCAAATTCTATTCATATCGAGggccaaaaaagaaaaggtaatGATATAGTAAGATTTAATAGagtataaaaataaataaaaccCGGAACCCAAAATCTGTAGTATCATGTTTAGATGTAACAGAGCTACTTTTATCGAAGAGGCATTCATTAAAAGCATCATATGCATTAGCCAGGCCCAGCGCCTTATCCGCAGTTGGAAAGTCCCTAAAGTTTTAAATAAAGCGGAAGGTCTCGACTTATCTTGcatatatatcttttaGCTCTTACCCGTGAAGTAAACGCATTGTATAGCCATGAACAGTAGCACGAACTTCACGGGCGCCCTGATCATGCTCAAACATGGGGTCCCTTTTCTCCTCtactattttttctacCTCAAACCCATGCTCTTTTgcaatatcaaaaaaaagcaggTCCTTATTAGCGAAATGAGGGCGATGGTGAGTGAAAAACACATAAGCAATTGCATTCTTATTATCACCCATGGCTGCTTTGCAGGAACGGACTAATTTTGCTTGTTCAGTGTGGTTGAATACCAAATCTGACAGCAGTAAAACATCAAAATATTGACCCTGTGAAAGACCACCATAATTTCGCAGGTCTTGAACATCGGATCCCCATAAATAACCCACAGCAGATGCCTTACCTTCAATTTCTTGATatcttttcatattttgttcaagattttgaataagAGGGAGATCTGGATAGTCTGAGCACACAACATGTTTGGCGCCATCGAAAGCTGATACAACAGAGGGCAAGCCAGCACCTGCTCCAAACTCCAAAACAACCTTTCCCTGAACAATTTCCGGATGGGCATCGATGAAATTTGATAGCACGATACCACTATTCCACAAGTAGTGCGCCCATAGAGAATGGGATCCTACGAGTTGTAGTTCAACTTCTTTTGGTCTGATTTACAAAGTTAGATATGAAAAAtcttaaaataaaagaagagatGAAACTAAGGACgggaaaaggaaacataCCCACTAGGACAAGTCTTTCGCTCATGAAGAACCGTTTTGGGGGGAGGAGTAGAAGGACGAAAGCCTTCTGGCTCTTCAAACATATTAAACCCTTCAAAATCTAATTCTGTCATATTCAAAAGTACTAATTTTCGTCGACGTTGTCAGATTGAAACAgatcacttttttttatagtGTAGAGCCTAAGGTATTGTTGGAAAAGTATCATGATCATAATTAAAAAGCAACTCTAAGCTGgtagaaaatgaaaagaagagaagatagattcattaaattgtttatatttGTAGTTTTAAATACAGTTTCGGTGTTTTTGTAACTGCACATAAAACCTCCGCTACGTAGAGgactttttgtttttctaatATTTAGAGTATCGAAAACACTGAACATGAGCACTATAAacattttggaagaatccAAACATTGACTGAATGTATGTGTGGTTGcaacaaagaaatgaaataaatattgaGGAAGCGTCATGAGCAAGTGTTCCGAGCATATGGttgtaaagaaagaaacgtaaaaagaagaaagaaagaaaattaagaaaggagaaggaaaaggGTGGCAGCAAGGGAAGCATTCATAACTTATAAGAGAGAAAATATATGgccaaaataaaagaaaatcacaAATCGACAAGGTGGTTTTTCtgtattgaaaaaaaaataaaaataggaaagaaaaagatgtttTAGAGAAGTAGTATAGATAAAACATCGCGGAACCAATTTGTAATTGAAAACATCCAAgaaattacaaaacaaatagCAAGGAAGAATATCACATCAACAAACAGGAGCCAAGaggttgaagaaaagcttttttctGTTATTTAAATGTACTGTTGCATTTTCCATTCCAGTAAAGTGTCGACGGCTTTCTCGGGAGAATCGACGATGACACTTACACCATCGGAAGTACAACCACGAAGCCAAGTATTATGATagtttgtaatttttttcatttctgaATCCTCGATGACAATGTGGGGGATACCCATTAATGTGGAAAGAATGTGTGCATGGAGACGATCAGTAATGACGGCTTTGTGAGAGGCTAAGAATTGTGCACCAGAAAGAAAGCGCGATTTGCCTTTGATATCAAAAGTAGCATCTGGATTCCTAACTTCTTCGGGGTCCCAACCGAGCCAGTCCTCGACAGAGTAAGTGACATTGTGGGAAGTCAAACCTTGTTGATACAAGGATTCGGAGGAGTGTTGCTGGCCTCCTTCCTTGTCAAGGCGGGCAAGAATTAAGACATCAGACTTGATAGGAGTTGATTCTCGAATATGGGAAAGGTCGCCCATGAAAAAGACAATATCAGGAGTGAGAAGGAGTTCGTTGTCTTTACCAAACCCGTCGACGCCAATGAGATAGCTTTGACGATCACGGAAGGCAAGTTGAATTTGAGGATGCTCGGCGTAGAGATTCGCTGTCTCTTGCAAGGCTGCTTCCCCGTTGTACCAAATTGACTGGGGAAAAGAGATAAACTTGCCGTTGGGGAAGTCGCGAATCACGTCTTCACGAAGTTGTTGATGATCGGGGTATATGTCTCCAAAGTTGCCTCCACcatgaaaagcaaaagcaaacacTTCGGGGGAGGATTCCTGGACAATGGCTTGGAGGTCAGATGTGCTATAATCAGATTGGGACGCGCAGATGTAGACGACTTCAATGCCAAGGCCCTCTAAAAGGTCACGCTCAGCAACGTAAATGGCACTGTCACCCTTGTTTGGATGGTCGGGAAAGCCGATCAGCGCGACCTTTCTGATACCCTCAAAGGAATGCTtgtaaaaagtaaagaggacattcttttgaaacgaAATGGTCGACTCGCATTGTGCGCTGTTTTTCACAGGCGCCTTCATGAAAAGCGATTTTCTGTTGTTAGGTTCGTGAATTTTGGGCGAACTGAGACTCGTTGGGTTTTTTATTGTCTGCATGTCGGTTCGTGTGAGCCCATAGAGGAACAGCAAGATAGAAATGGTTGCCAAAGTGACAAGTAAGAGGTATTTGTAACGAATATTGATTGTAACAGGCATACTCGTTGTGTACCAAAATGGATATAGCAGCTAGTTCAATGACacaattgaaaagagaGGAGAACGAATGAAGaatgagaaagaaacaagaattaAGGAAAACACATCCAAAAGTGAATTCAATCCACGAAGTCGAAAAGTCGTTTTCGCCGgtgcaaaaagaaattctgAAGATATGGACCGGATCTACAAACGAATTTCAATaggaataaaaagagaCTATGAAATTCTTATttacaaagcaaaaactaCGAAAAAGATCCACGGTCTGAAGGTGTATTTTCccagaaaaaattatgtgCGGAGGTTAGATCAGATATCGGTACTCGGATTTCTTtataaagcaaaagcaCTCTGAACTGCTCGTATCAATGgataaaataaactatTGCCTATAAAAATAGTTTAACGAACAGATTTGGTAAAATTGgaattataaatttttattttatcctTACTTCTTATATAATAGGAATGGTACTTTTCGGCAGGTCGTGCCAggcgtttgtttacagaaAAGTGTGTGGTTTCACttgaattattttcaatagGTACAACTATCGCAAAATGAAACGACTAGAGAAACACATTTCAGTTAATTTAATCCGTATGTTTCATACCTCTTGAGCAAGGAGGATTCAACTGGCGTACAAAGAATTTAGACTCATGCATcacttgaaaaagatttcttaGGAAACTCTCTCAAATAATAGTCTATCTACTCTATTCCTCTGCTACTACGAGTAGGTGTACCTTTTTACTCATTCACTTTACTTGCGATCATCAAATATTTCTATTGATTATGCATACATAAAGAATCTATTGTCGTCGTCGTCATTGAACATGCGTAAAGTTATATGCGTCAATCCAACCACACTgtatttttctaaaaagttttgagATCCTCACTTGGCAGCAGTAATGACCTTGGTAAGCTCATAAGACTTGACAGCATCCATAAAGTCGGATTGGATAGCGGACTTGGGGCCCTTACCCTCGGCAGCTTCTAAGAAGGCCTTGAATTCAGCGTAGTAAGGATCATCACCAGGGTAGTGGTACTTTTGCTCGCTGTCGGATTCAGGGGAACGAACGTAAAGGACGGGATCACCATAAAGATCAACGATGCGAAGGTAGTAGCCATCGGCTTGAACTTCAATGCAAGTGTCGTACTTTGTACCTTGAAGGGTAATGTTGTGGGTGAAAGAACCTACACCGCCTTCCTTGTACTTCCAGACGGCAGCGGTGAAACGGGGGATACGCTCGTGAGGAGGAACctccttttcttcgtcAAAGGGCATGGCAGACAACTTACCAGGCGCGTCGTCCCAGTTGACACGCTGAACACGAACGGTGCTAGTGTCGACATCACCACCGAAGAAGCGAGACAAATCGCAAAAGTGAGTACCCTGCTCAACGACAGGGCCACCGGATTGCGACATGACCCACCAGAACACCTTGGAGTTATGGACATAGGCAGAGTTGTACTTGGCTATGGTGCTGACAACCTTGAGGTTCTTTTCACGAATGATATCCTTGGCCTTTTGAACGACCTTCAAGTAACGAAGCATGTAACCGACGGAGATGATGGCTTCGTTTGGAATTTGCTTGGCGACGGCAAAGGCGTCTTCCACGGGAGCAGCGGAAATGGGCTTTTCGATGAAAAGAGCGGCTTTGGGGAATCGTTTCAAAAGGGCAAGCTCCATGTCAGCTCCTGGAGCAGTGGAACCATGGGTTTCGGGTGGAATTCCGATGATGAAAGCATGAGGGAGTTCACCGGGATGTTCAGTCAAGTATTTGATGTACTCGTCGGGAGAGTAAAATTCTTGAACAGTGTTGTAACAAGTAGCATAAGGACTTTCggcctttttcttcaagacACGTTCGTGAGAGGTCTTGTGGGGAGAAAGAAGGGCAATCACCTTAAGACGATGACCAAGAACCAATTCGAGTTTTTCAGAGTTGTTCCAAGGGCCTTCGGCAGAGCCAAAGTTGATACCACCACAACCAAAGATGGCACAAGTGAATGGTGGTCCATGATCAAAGTTTGTTCTTTCGGAAATACGAGAAGATACCTCGTGCTTGGCAAAGTTGAAGGCCTTGACTGCTTGATCCTTGAAGTGATCCATATTTACACGcacaaaagagaaagagtGTAAGAGTGAAAAAGTAGTATTCTAAATCcgagagaaaaaaaaaaggtcgTAAATCGTTcgcttctttatttctatttattaatcaagaagcaattcttttatataaatacaAGTTATGGATTATAGAGAATATATAAGGACAAAAAGAGGTCgcaagaaaataaaaacactCGTAAATCGTTTAAAAATTCGTAAAGAATCTGTTGAACGAATATAAAGCACAAGAAACGTGCTCTAtatataactttttttttttctatgtttTCTATGAAGCCTTTACCACATACATGGAAACATCTCTATGAAATCAACCATCTGACGAAATCCCTCGTAACGTCGTTTCCATCCGGCTTCGTTCGTTATGGAGTATGTTATGTTGTATGTGCGTGTTCCATTACATACGATCCACATGCTTATGAGACAATGTCACTCctccttccttcttccttcgATTCCAAGAAGAAGATCGTCATGCAAATCCAAACGACAAAACAACAAGGATCAACGGAAACATAAGTTTGGATGACATCATAATGACACcatcaaaacaaaggaCCTCAGAACCTTcttgaaggaaaaggaaatgagaCCCCGCTTGGAGATTTGTCACTGAAAGTTTCCAAGACTGCGAGATAGTTTGATAGGAACCGGGATGACGCAATTAAGGAAATGTCTATCGAACAAGGTTTACCTTCCCGATGTCGGTGCGGCTTTTTCGAGAAGTTTACCGGGCCATCCAGAGAAGAGGATCCCTTGTAGCAGAGGGGAAATCGAACCTAAAGTGGGATGTCGCATGagaggaaaaagaggaGAAAGAGGAGAGGTGAGGTGAGGTGAGGTGAGGTGAGGGACGGAAGAGGAAAGAATGGAAGGAGAGGGaggaggaaaagaaaacagtaGAAGAGAGGAGGGAGGAAGAGAAGAGTGTAGAAGAGTGTAGAAGAGTGTAGGAGAGTATAGGAGAGTATAAGAagattccttttgttttctattgtTTATCATCAGAAAcctcttttgaaacaacGATTGAAACCACCATCTTTCCTCTCCCTTCTCTTCCTTCTCTTCCTTCTCTTCCTTCTCTTCCTTCTATTCtactgttttcttttcctcctCCCTCTCCTTCCATTCTAATACACCCTCTAGAATATTACTATGAAACTTTCTAGAACAATACATGACCTCATCCACCAATCCTCCTCGTCCCTATTATTTCTAGCTACTTTTGTGTTTTGTCGTCTGCCAaacactttttttctccGTCTCGTTTCTGCTCTGCTCTGTAGTTGAtttctccttttcctttttctttttcttttttttttcccaCACATCTTTCGTGATTGTATTGGATTCTActcttgatttctttttctttttctatttctttacaTGGGACGTATTCTCATTGCTAATTTATTCCTACCTTCCACGGTAGGCTTTTCCTTCGATACCGTGCCCAGAGATGCAATCGGCTCGCGTTTTCTTCAGCGCGAAGATTCCAAGGATTGGATCGAGGACGCTCCCATCGATGAAAATGCCATCCTCTCCGAAGAAGACGATGAGGAAACCAACGGTGACAACGACTACTACTCTACCGATGACCATCATTATCCCCTGTATCGCTCTGATTCGGCTTCTACcgatgatgatgatgacaATGAAAGCGCTACCGTCCTCTCGGATCTCCCTGAAGAAGTCGAGTCTTCTTCCAGACCTTCTTCCCTTCATGCTTCCACCGCTTCTATGCCCGGCATCCGTAGCCAGGCTGGTACCCCCTCTGTCCCTTCTGGTACCGGTAGCCCAAAACTAGATGACTCCCTCGGTAACCTTCAAAAGTTGCTAAAGGCAAGAGGACGTCGCCATCTCGCTTTCAACGACGAGGACGGCCTTTCTTTACCTCCCTCCCGTCATCAATCCCCTCCTCCCTCCAACGTTTTAGCTTCCTACAAACGACACAGCTCCAATGACCGCGATATGCAATCCTTTGCTCGTCGCGCCTCCCATTCCCTTTCCTTCTCCGCCGGTCATGGCACAGGTCTTAATCCCGGTCGCCGTATGACCTTTGACGCTGAAGCttggaaaaaaattagTTACCGTATCCTCCCCAATTCTTATGGTAACGCCAGCTTCTACAACGCCATCCACGCCGCCGACCGCACTGGGAAATTCGGTGAACATGTCTTCATCGGTACCTCCGGCGTCCCCACCGATTCTCTGCCCGACATGGTCAAGCAAAAAATCTCCGATGATTATCTAACCTCTCACAATTCCATCGTCGTCTACCCCTCCGACACTGACTTTGTCGGTCATTACAACCACTACTGTAAAAATATTCTCTGGCCCACCTTCCACTACCAAATTCCCGACAATCCTAAATCCAAGGCGTATGAAGATCATTCTTGGGCCAATTATGTAAAGGTCAACCAAAATTTCGCTGATGCTATTCTTGCAAATTATCGTGAAGGTGACATGGTTTGGATCAATGATTATCATCTTCTACTCGTTCCTCAAATCATCCGTGAAAAAATCCCTGCTGCAAATATCGGTTTCTTCTTGCATATCCCTTTCCCCTCCTCTGAGGTCAGCCGTTGTCTTGCTACCCGTCAAGAAATCCTTCACGGCATGCTTGGTGCAAATATCCTCGGTTTCCAAATTCCAGAGTTTGCCTATCATTTCCTCCAAACTTGTTCACGCCTTATCAACATTGATATTCGCAAAGATGGAACCGTATCCTTGGATGGTAGAAAGATAGAAATCGTCGCCCTTCCTATCTCCATCGATCCCACTTCCCTAGACAAGCAACTTCAAAGTTCCCAAGTTCAACATTGGATTCGCGTTTTGCGTGATCGCTTCAAGGGAAAGCATATCATCCTATCCCATGATAAACTTGATCCCATTTGCGGTCTTCGCTCGAAGCTTCTTTCCTTCGAAATTTTCTTGCACAGATACCCCCAGTATCGCGAAAACACCATTCTCCTTCAAATCGCTCCTGAATCCCTCCAAGATAATTTCCACTTGCCCTTAATCTCCGATATCGTAACACGAATTAATTCTTCCTATTCCAATATCGCCTCCCGTCATGTCCCTGTAATTCTCTTGAGACAAAAGATCAGTATCTACCAATTCTTGGCTCTCATGATCCTCTCTGATGCCCTCATTGACAATTCTCTGCGTGAAGGTATCAGTTTGACGAGCCATCAATTCATTTATGCTCAACGCGAACGCCATAGGCCTTTGATCTTGAGTGAGTTTGTTGGTAGCTCTTCCATTCTAGGTCAGAACGCCATTATCGTAAATCCTTGGGATTACTCCAACACTGCCGATGCCTTTTACAGGGCCTTGTCTATGTTGCCTGGTGAATGCGAGGAGAGAAGCAAGGTTATGTGTAACCTCATTCTTCGTCACGATGCTACTTCTTGGGCCATTACTTTTGGTACTCTCATCAAAGAATCTTGGAAGGAACAACAAGCAAATGACAAAAACAAGCTCACTTTCAGCGCTGATCTTATTCTCAATCCATACCAAAATGCTAAAAAGCGTCTTCTCTTCCTTTACCTTGAAGGTACCATCACATCTTGGGGTTCTCAAAACCAAAGTGTAACAAGTGGTTTACAGAGAACAGTAAATCTTTTGACGAACTTGACTGCTGATCCTAAGAATATTGTCTATATTATCAGTGCTCTTGGTCGACAAGAATTAGATCAACTTTTCCAACGTGTTCCCAGATTGGGTCTTGTTGCTGAAAATGGTTGCTTCACACGTGCCCCTCCTACAGCGGATGCCTTACCTCCATCTGAGCAACAAATTGCCGCCTTATGGAAGAATGAAATCAAGAATGTTGATCTCAGTTGGATAAAGACAGTTACTGagatttttggatattatGCTGAGCGTGCCGCAGGCAGTTACgtggaagaaaaggatgcCAGTGTCGCTTTGCATTTGAGAGAGGCCGAAGATTCTGAATTTGCTTCTTGGGCAGCCAAGGAATGTTGTGAGTCGGTCAATAACTTTGATATTCCTTGCCGTGCTACAATTCAGAATGATACCGTCATTTGCCGTTCCAGCAAAGTTTCTAAACGTCTTGCTGTAGAAGATATTTACAAGTCTTATGGTGCAGACTTTGACTTTATATTTTCTGCAAGCAATGAAACAGATGATGACTCTGTTTTCCGTTGGATTGCTGGTTTCAAACACATGGGACCTAAACCTCCGTTTACGCATACCGTATACGTTGGTGATCATGATTATGGTACTTATGCTGATTCAGAAAGTTCAGGTGTTTTTGGGTTTTTGCAGGCATTTGAAAAGGTCTTTTCGtgattgttttcatttgctcTTTATATAGTTTTTCTCCTTCTGTTGCATCCGTTTCCGTCGATATGAAAGGACTGAAtgtttattaatatttAACGAAACCTgagtttccaaaaagagaaatattACAAAGTGATAAGTGTAGGTGTTTTAACACATAGACACACATAGAGGAATAAATTAAGCACATACATGTTAACAAAGGAATATAGGAttcgaaaatgaaaatgagcATATGGTCAAATCTTGGTTGGAAGGGAAAAAACTAGTAATATAAACTGTTtgtaaaagcaaaaaaaaaaaaaaaaaaaaaaacaaaaaaaaacaaaaattgtttctttactttactGCCACTATCCTGAAGTCGATTGTTTCAAgttagaaagaaaacataaaagtATATACAAACGGTGAAACCCTTCGTATAAAGGTACTACGATTGTTGTAGACAAAGAGTattaaaaatggaaaagaaagaaacaatatTAACAAAAAGGCCAACAAGAATGTAAAACGGACTCAAGATAGCTGCAGTCTGTCACAGATAGTTCCTTGGTGAGTTTTCAAGTTCACTTGGACTAATTCAAGGAAAGAAGGGTTTTCCCACTTCACATCGCTGATGCAAGATAATGTCGAAAAAGGATCAGACGTACCCCAATAACCTTTAACAGAATTTGCATAAACCAGTGGCATGTAGGGTTCTACACTCTCAGTAGAATGATCCTCGTTTACAAGCTCATAAGCGGCCTGTTGAAGTTCATCCAATGCTGGTGTGCGTGCTATCTGAATATAAACACGATCAAAGTAAGTGTTGCCAAGAGCCACGTTTCCAAATTTTATGTCCATGGGAGAAGCCTTCTTTGAAGCAATATGCCTTAAAACACTAGTAAAGGACTGGTCTGCTTTCAAATGAATCCCGCGAGCAAGTGTCACATGGGGAGCAGTGGGAAGTCgcattttttcaaaatcttcttcGTGAGACAGGGCCCAGTCAGTGAATCTACGATATCTCAATTCGATATCTGAAGAATAAGCAGGAACAACCCAGATGCAGTAAACATACTCATCTGGAGAAGCTACAGCTCCTGGACTGTCGGTTCGATCTTCCATGCCAGAAGGGAATTCCCTTCCAGATTGCATTTTCGgcaaaagatgaaaataatgagacagaagtaaaaaaatcttACAAAAAGATTAAGCTTTCAATGTAGTTGGACGAGTATTATAGAAAATCAATcaatagcaaaaaaagcTTGGGAAATATTGTTTACTGTCcgaaataaataaatgacAACCAAATGTCAGTTTAATATAAACAATAGGTAACGAAGTTCGCTATACGGAACTTTAATGTACGCGCTAATATTGAAAGGCTAGCTAGGTTCGTGGCTCTTATAAGTCGTTTCGAGGGTGGGAAAACATTGATATAATGACGTCACTTTTAATATTTACGTATGGAGATGTTGGAgatgtaaataaataaatagaaacaagaggcaaaaaaaaaaaaaaaaaaaaaaaaaaaaagaccaAGGTCTCAAATCAAAAGAGTTAATTTAATGGGggtttttctcttttctgaCATATTTACTACCTtttgtttcccttttttctGAAGATCCATGAATCCTGGCCTTTTATTGTGTTTGTGCCGAAAAAGAATTCTATGTTGTCTGACTAAcaaagagagaaagaatAAGAGATGAATTTCAATCTCGatttataattattttaCATATATATTGCATGTTTACTGTACAAACAAATGTTGGTTACAAAAAAGGTATGAATACCGTAGTCTACTTTCTCACCAGTTGGCAAGGTCACATATCCAAAAGTTTCATTCAAACAAGTTTCTTtctaaaattaaaagtttcaagtcttttgttcttttgttctGGACTTGCTAAAAGAAGTTCGAGAACTGCGCTTTCTGCTTCGTCCGGACGATCCAGTGGAGGGTACGCTCTTTTGAGAATAATCAATAACAAACTCGTCAAAATCAATTCTATCACGAAGAATAGAAAGCGCTATTATCTCCATTTTAAACACGCGTAGACCCGTAGCAAACATGTTGTAACCCTCTGCATCGTTTGCCGGTAAGCCCAAAATTACCACTTGTGGGTTCTGAGCTTCTTGTATGTCTTCAACAATCTAAAATTATGTTAGTATAAAAGTGActttaacaaaaatttcagTAAGCACTTACTTTGGCACCAGATGTTTGAATGATGGAGTATAGTCCTTGAAGAGAATCACCTACCATGGAACTCCGCATAGCTGTGGTAATATAAAACTTCAATCCCTCTAAACAATGCCTTTTGTGAACGTTTATCAATGAAAActtccatttttcttctgccTGCTGGTCTTCGTATATATAATCATTGTAATTTAGTAGCGAGCCTTCTTTCATAGAATCCAGTATATACTTAGAAGAAACTGCTGGTTTTCCAAGAGAAGTTGCCAACAAAAATTTATGCGTTCTGCGAAGAGGTGGAGACCCAAGAATAATACAATTTGTTGCGTCCGTAACAGAATCTTGAATTTTGATAGCTTTTTTTCTCGCAAAAGCTTGCATGGGTTTTGTTAAATTAAAGCTTGAAGTAACAATATTGATTCCCTCCGAATGCAATTGAGAACCCTTGTGTTCATGTTCTTCATTTGATCCAGCGGACGATGGAAACGTATAATTCGTCAGAGGAATCTCTTCctcctctttttcttgctcTTGTCCCTCtacatcttttgtttcattttcttctgtttcctGTAGGATTTGCTGACCTGTATGTACTTCctcttgattttcttcaatatccttttttctcGCTGGGCTTGGATTCGATACATCAGCAGCGACATATTCTGGAACTTTTTCCACATTATGagcttcttctttgtttgaaTTACTTTCTGATTCTGTTGTATCAGGGTCTGTCTGTTGATGATCgtaaataatttttccttGCTTTTCCTGTGATGGTATCCTTTCCTTAGCAAATTGCTGGTCTACTTTTTCTGGTGATTCtctgttttcaaatatatttatttcgGCAGGGGTAGAGGGtatattgttttcttcttcgttcATTGTGTCGGATCCTGGAGCGGCCGCTTGCTCGAAAGAATGATTGGATTCCACCCGATcaattcttccttcatcaGCTTcaccattttcttttaggtCAGAATCATAAACTGAAGATACGGTATCTTGATTTTGGTTGGAATCTGTCTCTTCCTCATTTTTCGCAGGCATCGTTGTTTCATTTACTGGGGCGTCCGTGGAGTTTTTTTCATTCGATTGGGATTCCGGTATATTCTGATCAAACAACGCTCTTTCCAAATCAAGCGTCGTCGTTTCCGAAGCAATATGCGAGAGCTGACCGGAAGGAGTcgacttttgttttcccCATACCGGTTGAAGTTTACTTTCAGATTTTGtgtcaaaaacaaacggCTTGTTTACCCTGGGCTCTGTGAGGGAAGTTAGTTCAGGCTGAGAAGGCTTTTGTGGTGTATTTGGAATCTATATTACAGAAATTAGCATTGAACACATCTTGCTAGTACAAAAC contains:
- the nnt1 gene encoding nicotinamide N-methyltransferase Nnt1, giving the protein MTELDFEGFNMFEEPEGFRPSTPPPKTVLHERKTCPSGPKEVELQLVGSHSLWAHYLWNSGIVLSNFIDAHPEIVQGKVVLEFGAGAGLPSVVSAFDGAKHVVCSDYPDLPLIQNLEQNMKRYQEIEGKASAVGYLWGSDVQDLRNYGGLSQGQYFDVLLLSDLVFNHTEQAKLVRSCKAAMGDNKNAIAYVFFTHHRPHFANKDLLFFDIAKEHGFEVEKIVEEKRDPMFEHDQGAREVRATVHGYTMRLLHG
- the pvg1 gene encoding Golgi pyruvyl transferase Pvg1, whose protein sequence is MPVTINIRYKYLLLVTLATISILLFLYGLTRTDMQTIKNPTSLSSPKIHEPNNRKSLFMKAPVKNSAQCESTISFQKNVLFTFYKHSFEGIRKVALIGFPDHPNKGDSAIYVAERDLLEGLGIEVVYICASQSDYSTSDLQAIVQESSPEVFAFAFHGGGNFGDIYPDHQQLREDVIRDFPNGKFISFPQSIWYNGEAALQETANLYAEHPQIQLAFRDRQSYLIGVDGFGKDNELLLTPDIVFFMGDLSHIRESTPIKSDVLILARLDKEGGQQHSSESLYQQGLTSHNVTYSVEDWLGWDPEEVRNPDATFDIKGKSRFLSGAQFLASHKAVITDRLHAHILSTLMGIPHIVIEDSEMKKITNYHNTWLRGCTSDGVSVIVDSPEKAVDTLLEWKMQQYI
- a CDS encoding NAD binding dehydrogenase family protein: MDHFKDQAVKAFNFAKHEVSSRISERTNFDHGPPFTCAIFGCGGINFGSAEGPWNNSEKLELVLGHRLKVIALLSPHKTSHERVLKKKAESPYATCYNTVQEFYSPDEYIKYLTEHPGELPHAFIIGIPPETHGSTAPGADMELALLKRFPKAALFIEKPISAAPVEDAFAVAKQIPNEAIISVGYMLRYLKVVQKAKDIIREKNLKVVSTIAKYNSAYVHNSKVFWWVMSQSGGPVVEQGTHFCDLSRFFGGDVDTSTVRVQRVNWDDAPGKLSAMPFDEEKEVPPHERIPRFTAAVWKYKEGGVGSFTHNITLQGTKYDTCIEVQADGYYLRIVDLYGDPVLYVRSPESDSEQKYHYPGDDPYYAEFKAFLEAAEGKGPKSAIQSDFMDAVKSYELTKVITAAK
- the tps3 gene encoding alpha,alpha-trehalose-phosphate synthase; amino-acid sequence: MGRILIANLFLPSTVGFSFDTVPRDAIGSRFLQREDSKDWIEDAPIDENAILSEEDDEETNGDNDYYSTDDHHYPLYRSDSASTDDDDDNESATVLSDLPEEVESSSRPSSLHASTASMPGIRSQAGTPSVPSGTGSPKLDDSLGNLQKLLKARGRRHLAFNDEDGLSLPPSRHQSPPPSNVLASYKRHSSNDRDMQSFARRASHSLSFSAGHGTGLNPGRRMTFDAEAWKKISYRILPNSYGNASFYNAIHAADRTGKFGEHVFIGTSGVPTDSLPDMVKQKISDDYLTSHNSIVVYPSDTDFVGHYNHYCKNILWPTFHYQIPDNPKSKAYEDHSWANYVKVNQNFADAILANYREGDMVWINDYHLLLVPQIIREKIPAANIGFFLHIPFPSSEVSRCLATRQEILHGMLGANILGFQIPEFAYHFLQTCSRLINIDIRKDGTVSLDGRKIEIVALPISIDPTSLDKQLQSSQVQHWIRVLRDRFKGKHIILSHDKLDPICGLRSKLLSFEIFLHRYPQYRENTILLQIAPESLQDNFHLPLISDIVTRINSSYSNIASRHVPVILLRQKISIYQFLALMILSDALIDNSLREGISLTSHQFIYAQRERHRPLILSEFVGSSSILGQNAIIVNPWDYSNTADAFYRALSMLPGECEERSKVMCNLILRHDATSWAITFGTLIKESWKEQQANDKNKLTFSADLILNPYQNAKKRLLFLYLEGTITSWGSQNQSVTSGLQRTVNLLTNLTADPKNIVYIISALGRQELDQLFQRVPRLGLVAENGCFTRAPPTADALPPSEQQIAALWKNEIKNVDLSWIKTVTEIFGYYAERAAGSYVEEKDASVALHLREAEDSEFASWAAKECCESVNNFDIPCRATIQNDTVICRSSKVSKRLAVEDIYKSYGADFDFIFSASNETDDDSVFRWIAGFKHMGPKPPFTHTVYVGDHDYGTYADSESSGVFGFLQAFEKVFS
- a CDS encoding 2',3'-cyclic-nucleotide 3'-phosphodiesterase translates to MQSGREFPSGMEDRTDSPGAVASPDEYVYCIWVVPAYSSDIELRYRRFTDWALSHEEDFEKMRLPTAPHVTLARGIHLKADQSFTSVLRHIASKKASPMDIKFGNVALGNTYFDRVYIQIARTPALDELQQAAYELVNEDHSTESVEPYMPLVYANSVKGYWGTSDPFSTLSCISDVKWENPSFLELVQVNLKTHQGTICDRLQLS